One Fibrobacter sp. DNA segment encodes these proteins:
- the carA gene encoding glutamine-hydrolyzing carbamoyl-phosphate synthase small subunit: MTDKFNWKAKREKKAFLALADGAVFHGYAFGSATDTVGEAVFNTGMAGYKQILTDPSYAGQFVVFTTAEVGAYAANLEKSESRDVFLNGIVVNSLDDVSKEIGEESLHDYMLAHKKPGIAGVDTRALTIHLRDHGAQKAYLHVDGTDMSEADAIAKAKAWEGLDGQDYASKVSDPKGYEFSTEGDLNVVALDFGIKTNILRNLVNQGMKVTVLPITATYEQIMAKNPDGVFLSNGPADPNSLPQVAAVVKQLLGKVPLMGICLGNQLLGLALGAKVSKLKFGHHGCNHPVKNLKTGAVEITSQNHNYAIEESSLPTNVEVSHINLNDNTVEGIHHKELPAFSVQYHPESAPGPNDSYYLFGEFRQMILDFKGAK; encoded by the coding sequence ATGACAGATAAATTCAACTGGAAAGCGAAACGCGAGAAGAAAGCGTTCTTGGCATTGGCGGATGGCGCCGTGTTCCACGGGTACGCCTTTGGTAGTGCTACCGATACCGTCGGCGAAGCGGTGTTCAACACCGGCATGGCGGGCTACAAGCAGATTTTGACGGACCCCTCCTACGCGGGGCAGTTCGTGGTATTCACCACGGCAGAAGTCGGCGCCTACGCGGCGAACCTCGAGAAGTCCGAATCCCGCGACGTATTCCTGAACGGCATTGTCGTGAACTCGCTGGACGACGTGAGCAAGGAAATCGGCGAAGAGAGCCTGCACGACTATATGCTCGCCCACAAGAAGCCGGGCATCGCGGGCGTGGATACTCGCGCACTCACCATCCACCTGCGTGACCATGGCGCACAGAAAGCTTACCTCCACGTAGACGGTACCGACATGAGCGAAGCCGATGCAATCGCAAAGGCAAAAGCCTGGGAAGGCCTCGACGGCCAGGACTACGCCAGCAAGGTCAGCGACCCGAAGGGCTACGAGTTCAGCACGGAAGGCGACTTGAACGTTGTCGCTCTCGATTTCGGTATCAAGACGAACATTCTCAGAAACCTGGTGAACCAGGGCATGAAGGTCACGGTGCTCCCGATTACCGCCACCTACGAACAGATCATGGCTAAAAACCCTGACGGTGTTTTCCTCTCGAACGGTCCCGCCGACCCGAACAGCCTCCCGCAAGTGGCTGCGGTCGTGAAGCAGCTTTTGGGCAAGGTTCCGCTGATGGGCATCTGCCTCGGCAACCAGCTCTTGGGTCTTGCGCTCGGCGCGAAAGTTTCCAAACTCAAGTTCGGCCATCACGGCTGCAACCACCCGGTAAAGAACTTGAAGACCGGCGCTGTGGAAATCACGAGCCAGAACCACAACTATGCCATCGAAGAATCTTCGCTCCCCACGAATGTAGAAGTCAGCCACATCAACCTGAACGACAATACGGTCGAAGGCATCCACCACAAGGAACTCCCCGCGTTCAGCGTGCAGTACCACCCGGAATCCGCTCCGGGCCCGAACGATTCCTACTACTTGTTCGGCGAATTCAGACAAATGATTCTTGACTTCAAGGGAGCAAAATAA